Proteins found in one Pseudomonas mosselii genomic segment:
- a CDS encoding TIGR02647 family protein, whose amino-acid sequence MPFTPELIAELEVLSQFNLDNHQEGIKVSSDASPALVAAAKRLHDKGLTDQPDGGYLTSLGNDAAESVRLLLTILKSKSAQPA is encoded by the coding sequence ATGCCTTTTACCCCCGAACTGATCGCCGAACTGGAAGTCCTTTCTCAGTTCAACCTGGATAACCACCAGGAAGGCATCAAGGTTAGCAGCGACGCCTCCCCCGCCCTGGTCGCCGCTGCCAAGCGCTTGCATGACAAAGGGCTCACCGACCAACCCGATGGCGGTTACCTCACCAGCCTTGGTAACGATGCTGCTGAGAGCGTCCGGCTTTTGCTGACCATCCTCAAATCAAAATCCGCCCAGCCGGCCTGA
- a CDS encoding glutathione S-transferase has translation MLKLHGFAVSNYYNMVKLALLEKGVPFEEVPFYGGQLPQALAISPRGKVPVLETEHGFISETGVILDYIEQTQPGKALLPADAFGQAKVRELLREIELYIELPARTCYAEAFFGAAVEPLIKERARADLLAGFATLKRNGQFQPYVAGEQLTIADLMFCFSVDLACAVGKKVLNIDFLADFPQAKALLQLLGENPHMARIVADKDAAMPAFLEMIKSKR, from the coding sequence ATGCTCAAGCTTCATGGATTCGCAGTCAGCAACTACTACAACATGGTCAAGCTGGCCTTGCTGGAGAAGGGCGTGCCCTTCGAGGAGGTGCCGTTCTACGGCGGTCAGTTGCCTCAAGCCCTGGCCATCAGCCCTCGCGGCAAGGTTCCGGTGCTGGAGACCGAGCACGGTTTCATCAGCGAGACCGGAGTCATCCTCGACTACATCGAGCAGACCCAGCCGGGCAAGGCGCTGCTGCCGGCCGATGCCTTCGGGCAGGCCAAGGTGCGCGAGCTGCTGCGGGAAATCGAGCTGTATATCGAGCTGCCGGCGCGTACCTGCTACGCCGAGGCGTTCTTCGGCGCGGCGGTCGAACCGCTGATCAAGGAGCGGGCGCGGGCGGACCTGTTGGCGGGCTTCGCCACCCTCAAGCGCAACGGGCAGTTCCAGCCATACGTGGCCGGTGAGCAACTGACCATCGCCGACCTGATGTTCTGCTTCTCGGTCGACCTGGCCTGCGCGGTGGGCAAGAAGGTGCTCAATATCGACTTCCTGGCGGATTTCCCGCAAGCGAAGGCGCTGTTGCAGTTGCTGGGCGAGAACCCGCACATGGCGCGGATCGTGGCGGACAAGGATGCGGCGATGCCGGCGTTCCTGGAAATGATCAAGAGCAAGCGCTGA
- the argH gene encoding argininosuccinate lyase, translating into MSTDKTNQSWGGRFSEPVDAFVARFTASVDFDKRLYRHDIMGSIAHATMLAQVGVLTDAERDTIIDGLKTIQGEIEAGSFDWRVDLEDVHMNIEARLTDRIGITGKKLHTGRSRNDQVATDIRLWLRDEIDLILAEITRLQQGLLEQAEREAETIMPGFTHLQTAQPVTFGHHLLAWFEMLSRDYERLVDCRKRANRMPLGSAALAGTTYPIDRELTCKLLGFEAVGGNSLDSVSDRDFAIEFCSAASIAMMHLSRFSEELVLWTSAQFQFVDLPDRFCTGSSIMPQKKNPDVPELVRGKSGRVFGALTGLLTLMKGQPLAYNKDNQEDKEPLFDAADTLRDSLRAFADMIPAIKPKHAIMREAALRGFSTATDLADYLVRRGLPFRDCHEIVGHAVKYGVDTGKDLAEMSLDELRQFSDQIEQDVFAVLTLEGSVNARNHIGGTAPAQVRAAVARGKALLASR; encoded by the coding sequence ATGAGCACCGACAAGACCAATCAGTCCTGGGGCGGCCGCTTCAGTGAGCCCGTCGACGCCTTCGTCGCCCGCTTCACCGCCTCGGTCGATTTCGACAAGCGCCTGTACCGCCACGACATCATGGGTTCGATCGCCCACGCCACCATGCTGGCGCAGGTCGGCGTCCTCACCGATGCCGAGCGCGACACCATCATCGATGGCCTGAAGACCATCCAGGGCGAAATCGAGGCCGGCTCCTTCGACTGGCGCGTCGACCTCGAAGACGTGCACATGAACATCGAAGCGCGCCTGACCGACCGCATCGGTATCACCGGCAAGAAGCTGCACACCGGCCGCAGCCGCAACGACCAGGTGGCCACCGACATCCGCCTGTGGCTGCGCGACGAGATCGACCTGATCCTGGCCGAGATCACCCGCCTGCAGCAGGGCCTGCTGGAGCAGGCCGAGCGCGAGGCCGAGACCATCATGCCCGGCTTCACCCACCTGCAGACCGCGCAGCCGGTGACCTTCGGCCACCACCTGCTGGCCTGGTTCGAGATGCTCAGCCGTGACTACGAGCGCCTGGTGGACTGCCGCAAGCGCGCCAACCGCATGCCCCTGGGCAGCGCCGCCCTGGCCGGCACCACCTACCCGATCGACCGCGAACTGACCTGCAAGCTGCTGGGCTTCGAGGCCGTGGGCGGCAACTCGCTGGACAGCGTCTCGGACCGCGACTTCGCCATCGAATTCTGCTCGGCGGCGAGCATCGCGATGATGCACCTGTCGCGCTTCTCCGAAGAGCTGGTGCTGTGGACTAGCGCCCAGTTCCAGTTCGTCGACCTGCCTGATCGTTTCTGCACCGGCAGCTCGATCATGCCGCAGAAGAAGAACCCAGACGTGCCGGAGCTGGTGCGCGGCAAGAGCGGCCGCGTGTTCGGCGCCCTGACCGGCCTGCTGACCCTGATGAAAGGCCAGCCGCTGGCCTACAACAAGGACAACCAGGAAGATAAAGAGCCGCTGTTCGACGCCGCCGACACCCTGCGCGACTCACTGCGTGCCTTTGCCGACATGATCCCGGCGATCAAGCCCAAGCACGCGATCATGCGCGAAGCGGCCCTGCGCGGCTTCTCCACCGCCACGGACCTGGCCGACTACCTGGTGCGCCGCGGCCTGCCGTTCCGTGATTGCCACGAGATCGTCGGCCATGCGGTGAAGTACGGTGTCGATACCGGCAAGGACCTGGCCGAGATGAGCCTGGACGAACTGCGCCAGTTCAGCGACCAGATCGAGCAGGACGTGTTCGCCGTACTGACCCTGGAAGGTTCGGTCAACGCCCGCAACCACATCGGCGGCACCGCGCCGGCCCAGGTGCGCGCGGCCGTCGCGCGCGGCAAGGCCTTGCTGGCTTCTCGCTAA
- a CDS encoding LytR/AlgR family response regulator transcription factor, producing the protein MNVLIVDDEPLARERLSRLLGELEGYTVMEPSATNGEEALTLIESLKPDVVLLDIGMPGLDGLQVAARLCERESPPAVVFCTGDDEYGSEAFRDSTLSHVDKPIQPQALRDALRRAEKPNRAQLAALTRPASDAGGGPRSHISARTRKGIELIPIPQVIYFIADHKYVTLRHEAGEVLLDEPLKALEDEFGERFVRIHRNALVARERIERLQRTPLGHFQLYLKGLDGDALTVSRRHVAGVRKMMQSLH; encoded by the coding sequence ATGAATGTCCTGATCGTTGATGATGAACCCCTGGCCCGCGAGCGCCTGAGCCGGCTGCTTGGCGAGCTGGAGGGGTACACCGTGATGGAGCCCAGCGCCACCAACGGCGAGGAGGCCCTGACCCTGATCGAAAGCCTCAAGCCCGATGTGGTGCTGCTGGATATCGGCATGCCGGGCCTCGATGGCCTGCAGGTCGCCGCCCGGCTGTGCGAACGCGAGTCGCCGCCGGCGGTGGTGTTCTGCACCGGCGACGATGAGTACGGCAGCGAAGCTTTCAGGGACAGCACCCTGAGCCATGTCGACAAGCCCATCCAGCCGCAGGCCCTGCGCGACGCCCTGCGCCGGGCAGAAAAACCCAACCGGGCCCAACTGGCCGCGCTGACCCGCCCCGCCAGCGATGCCGGTGGTGGCCCGCGCAGCCATATCAGTGCCCGTACCCGCAAAGGCATCGAGTTGATCCCCATTCCCCAGGTCATCTACTTCATCGCCGACCACAAGTACGTCACCCTGCGCCATGAGGCGGGCGAAGTGCTGCTTGACGAGCCGCTCAAGGCCCTGGAGGACGAGTTTGGCGAGCGTTTCGTGCGCATCCACCGCAACGCGCTGGTTGCCCGTGAGCGCATCGAGCGCCTGCAGCGCACGCCGCTGGGGCATTTCCAGCTCTATCTCAAGGGCCTGGACGGCGACGCCCTGACCGTCAGCCGCCGCCATGTGGCGGGGGTGCGCAAGATGATGCAGTCCTTGCACTGA